The following coding sequences are from one Candidatus Methylacidithermus pantelleriae window:
- a CDS encoding pyridoxal phosphate-dependent aminotransferase codes for MKHRPREAGEFIARHVRSVPRSGIRDFFELVQGVPDVVSLGIGEPGFATPWHIREAAIYALEKGKTGYTSNLGLWSLRESIAQRLEERYGVQYDPASEILITVGVSEGLDIALRSVLEPGDEVLYHEPSYVSYAPTVALAHAKPVPIPSSFSTGFRLDFDRLQTSLSPRSKVLILNFPTNPTGAMLSRDELEEVARLAQQWDLLVISDEIYSEITYEEPHFSIAALPGMKERTILLDGFSKSFAMTGFRIGYVCAPAPLIEAMMKIHQYTALCASIISQEAAIEALEAGEMDIERTRHEYRLRRNFLWESFQAMGLPSHKPRATFYLFASIRDTGLSSRQFALELLKNQKVAVVPGDAFGPSGEGFIRCSFAARMEVLEEAVKRMEQFLHRPSAKKPAISIA; via the coding sequence ATGAAACATCGACCGAGGGAAGCGGGGGAATTCATCGCCCGCCATGTGCGTTCGGTTCCACGTTCTGGGATTCGCGATTTTTTCGAGCTGGTTCAAGGTGTACCAGATGTGGTTTCGCTCGGGATCGGAGAGCCCGGGTTTGCTACGCCGTGGCATATTCGGGAGGCAGCCATCTATGCTTTGGAAAAGGGCAAGACCGGCTATACCTCCAACTTGGGTCTATGGTCTTTACGAGAATCGATCGCCCAACGCCTGGAGGAGCGCTACGGGGTTCAGTACGATCCGGCCAGCGAAATTTTGATAACGGTGGGAGTTTCGGAAGGGCTTGACATTGCCCTGCGCTCCGTACTGGAACCTGGAGACGAAGTGCTCTACCACGAGCCTAGCTATGTATCCTATGCCCCCACCGTTGCTCTTGCCCACGCAAAGCCGGTCCCCATTCCTTCTTCCTTTAGTACGGGATTTCGATTGGACTTCGATCGATTGCAAACTAGCCTGAGTCCTCGTTCCAAGGTGCTCATCCTTAATTTTCCCACCAATCCGACAGGAGCTATGCTCTCTCGTGACGAGCTGGAAGAAGTCGCACGGTTAGCCCAGCAATGGGATCTTTTGGTCATAAGTGACGAGATCTATTCGGAAATTACCTACGAGGAACCGCATTTTTCCATCGCGGCGCTTCCCGGGATGAAAGAACGTACGATTCTTTTGGATGGCTTTTCGAAAAGCTTTGCGATGACCGGATTCCGGATTGGTTATGTTTGTGCGCCCGCTCCCTTGATTGAAGCGATGATGAAAATTCATCAATATACGGCTCTCTGTGCTTCGATTATCAGTCAGGAGGCAGCGATTGAGGCGCTGGAAGCCGGAGAGATGGATATCGAGCGGACTCGCCATGAATACCGGTTGCGACGGAATTTCCTGTGGGAATCCTTTCAGGCCATGGGACTCCCCAGTCATAAACCTAGGGCGACTTTTTATCTCTTCGCTTCCATCCGGGACACGGGTCTTTCTTCCCGGCAGTTTGCGCTCGAGCTTCTGAAAAACCAAAAGGTAGCAGTGGTCCCCGGTGATGCTTTTGGACCTTCCGGTGAGGGGTTTATCCGGTGCAGTTTTGCGGCGAGGATGGAAGTGTTGGAAGAGGCTGTGAAACGAATGGAACAGTTTCTCCATCGACCCTCCGCAAAGAAACCCGCGATTTCCATTGCGTGA
- the metK gene encoding methionine adenosyltransferase, which translates to MAKRFIFASESVTEGHPDKVCDGISDAILDACLAQDPGSRVACEAFAKGNLVVVGGEISTRADVDLVRMVRETVRKIGYTYSDCLFHADRLYVLNAVSRQSPDIARGVDPSAEDGSQKDQGAGDQGLMFGFACRETQELMPAPITFAHRLGRRLAEVRKTGKVGWLRPDGKTQVSVEYEGRKPLRVDAVVVSAQHAPEVSQKEVEEFILEEVVRKSLPPEFLDKKTRYFVNPTGRFVLGGPEADAGLTGRKVIVDSYGGMARHGGGAFSGKDPSKVDRSGAYMGRYVAKNIVAAGLAERVEVQFAYVIGKAEPVSIAVDTFGTGVVPDEKLEQAVREVFDLRPAAIISQLRLLRPIYHKTTFYGHFGRTEDLESITWERTDQVENLIRALG; encoded by the coding sequence ATGGCTAAAAGGTTTATTTTCGCCTCCGAATCGGTTACTGAAGGCCATCCGGACAAGGTTTGCGATGGGATTTCCGACGCTATTTTAGATGCTTGTCTCGCTCAAGATCCTGGGAGCCGGGTTGCGTGCGAGGCCTTCGCGAAAGGGAATCTTGTGGTGGTCGGTGGAGAGATTTCGACACGGGCCGACGTCGACCTCGTTCGCATGGTTCGAGAAACGGTGCGGAAGATCGGATATACCTATTCGGATTGTCTCTTTCATGCTGACCGGCTCTATGTGCTCAATGCGGTCAGTCGGCAAAGTCCGGACATTGCCCGAGGAGTGGATCCCTCGGCGGAAGATGGGAGCCAGAAGGACCAAGGGGCTGGCGACCAGGGACTCATGTTTGGTTTTGCTTGCCGCGAGACCCAGGAACTGATGCCCGCCCCGATCACATTTGCCCACCGTTTGGGAAGACGGCTGGCCGAAGTCCGAAAAACGGGCAAGGTTGGCTGGTTGCGTCCGGATGGCAAGACCCAGGTTTCTGTGGAGTACGAAGGGCGAAAGCCGCTGCGCGTCGATGCGGTTGTGGTTTCTGCCCAGCACGCGCCCGAGGTAAGCCAAAAGGAGGTTGAAGAGTTTATCCTTGAGGAGGTAGTGAGAAAGAGCCTGCCGCCGGAGTTTCTCGATAAAAAGACCCGGTATTTCGTCAATCCGACCGGCCGCTTTGTCCTTGGAGGCCCGGAGGCGGATGCGGGACTGACTGGACGGAAAGTGATCGTGGATAGCTATGGGGGAATGGCGCGTCATGGTGGGGGGGCGTTCAGCGGGAAGGATCCTTCGAAGGTGGATCGGAGCGGAGCCTACATGGGCCGGTATGTTGCCAAGAACATTGTGGCGGCGGGGTTGGCGGAGCGGGTAGAAGTCCAGTTTGCGTATGTGATTGGTAAGGCAGAGCCGGTTTCGATTGCTGTAGACACCTTTGGAACGGGAGTGGTGCCAGACGAGAAACTGGAACAAGCTGTCCGGGAAGTGTTTGATCTTCGACCCGCGGCGATCATTTCCCAGTTACGACTCTTACGTCCCATCTATCACAAGACCACCTTCTACGGGCACTTTGGCCGCACAGAGGATCTTGAGAGCATCACCTGGGAGCGGACGGATCAGGTGGAAAACCTTATCCGGGCGCTGGGATAA
- a CDS encoding KpsF/GutQ family sugar-phosphate isomerase: protein MTVSEVSGHRQASVHRRPFRNDQMATLDVVDEAKKVIAIEIEALQFVSQKLGPSFVKAVDLLLVTVRKGRKIIVTGIGKSGHIGTKIAATLTSTGAPSVVLDTVNAAHGDLGIVSRGDAVLALSYSGETEELVRIVPYFKRMQARVIAITGNPSSTLGQNAEVVLDVCVPKEACPLNLAPTSSTMAMLAVGDALAMVLLQRRGFRREDFARFHPGGNIGRNLLLRVQDIMRPLERVPVLPQEASVKEALRDWNAKRAGAAVVVDDKGKVIGIFTHGDFVRGYELDPGIGELPLGKVMTRNPVTVRVDKLAVEVLHLFQTHRVDDLIVVDGKRFPVGMVDTQDLTRHRLL from the coding sequence ATGACGGTCTCAGAAGTTTCTGGTCATCGGCAAGCTTCGGTTCACCGACGACCTTTTCGGAACGACCAGATGGCGACTTTGGATGTCGTGGATGAGGCAAAAAAGGTTATCGCGATTGAAATCGAAGCCCTCCAGTTTGTTTCCCAAAAATTGGGTCCTTCCTTTGTCAAGGCAGTTGACCTTTTGCTTGTGACCGTTCGCAAGGGGCGAAAGATCATTGTTACGGGGATTGGCAAATCCGGTCACATTGGAACGAAAATCGCAGCCACCCTCACCAGCACGGGAGCTCCTAGCGTTGTATTGGATACGGTTAACGCTGCGCATGGGGATCTTGGAATCGTTTCTCGAGGAGATGCCGTTTTGGCCCTGAGTTACAGTGGCGAAACGGAGGAGCTGGTTCGGATTGTGCCCTATTTCAAGCGGATGCAGGCGCGTGTGATTGCCATCACCGGTAATCCCTCTTCCACCCTTGGCCAGAATGCTGAAGTCGTTCTTGACGTTTGCGTGCCCAAGGAAGCTTGTCCCCTTAATCTAGCTCCTACCTCGAGCACCATGGCTATGTTGGCTGTGGGGGATGCTCTGGCCATGGTCCTTTTGCAAAGGAGAGGTTTTCGGAGGGAGGACTTTGCCCGGTTTCATCCGGGAGGCAATATTGGGCGTAATCTTTTGTTGCGGGTGCAGGATATCATGCGACCTTTGGAGCGCGTGCCGGTACTCCCGCAAGAGGCTTCCGTTAAGGAGGCGCTTAGGGACTGGAACGCGAAACGAGCAGGGGCCGCTGTGGTGGTGGATGACAAGGGGAAGGTGATCGGGATTTTTACGCATGGGGATTTCGTCCGGGGCTACGAGCTTGACCCGGGAATTGGGGAGCTTCCCCTGGGCAAAGTGATGACACGCAACCCTGTAACGGTTCGCGTGGACAAACTGGCGGTGGAGGTGCTGCATCTGTTTCAAACCCATCGGGTGGATGACCTTATCGTTGTCGACGGTAAGCGTTTTCCCGTGGGTATGGTTGACACTCAGGACTTAACCAGGCATCGATTGCTATAG
- the bamD gene encoding outer membrane protein assembly factor BamD, whose translation MWPPFRFAIWILALEIWLAWLPWVQGALVWRPGEGWMDESTGAGLSASSSRDQLEIVHKLEAQGDYEGALQASRILVRKWPFSFFAPEAQFKIGLYLERRGEFWEANKAYDKMVEKYPNSPFFDEALEHKFKIGNLYLSGEPKRLWRIPVGSAMDRAVQIFESIVKAAPYGRLAPEAQFRLGLAKEKQKKFAEAVTEYNKVLERYANSPVASEAQYQIGYAWMQASREPEYDQTAAQKAIEAFQDFLVRYPDSEKVEAAKGHIARLQAKEREGTFAIAKFYEEQHNLKAAFIYYSDVVRQDPDSEEGRLAKKKVEELRPRVEKDLGLPEERSKSVENDKQANAKTSDRANLPQ comes from the coding sequence ATGTGGCCTCCCTTTCGGTTTGCGATCTGGATACTGGCTTTGGAGATCTGGCTGGCTTGGCTTCCCTGGGTCCAAGGGGCTCTTGTGTGGCGGCCGGGAGAAGGGTGGATGGACGAAAGCACAGGGGCGGGCCTTTCGGCTTCCTCGTCACGGGATCAACTCGAAATTGTGCATAAGTTGGAGGCCCAAGGGGATTACGAGGGGGCGCTTCAGGCCAGTAGGATTCTTGTGAGAAAATGGCCGTTTTCCTTTTTTGCTCCGGAAGCTCAGTTCAAGATTGGGCTGTACTTGGAGCGGCGGGGCGAGTTCTGGGAGGCGAATAAGGCTTACGATAAGATGGTGGAAAAATATCCCAATAGCCCGTTTTTCGATGAAGCATTGGAACACAAATTTAAGATTGGAAACCTCTACCTTTCCGGGGAGCCCAAAAGGCTGTGGCGGATCCCGGTTGGTTCCGCAATGGATCGTGCGGTCCAGATATTCGAAAGCATTGTTAAAGCTGCTCCTTACGGTCGGCTCGCCCCTGAGGCCCAGTTTCGATTAGGCTTGGCCAAAGAAAAACAGAAGAAGTTTGCTGAGGCTGTTACGGAATACAACAAGGTGCTGGAGAGGTACGCCAATAGTCCGGTGGCGAGTGAGGCGCAGTACCAAATTGGCTATGCATGGATGCAGGCGTCCAGGGAACCAGAATATGATCAAACGGCGGCTCAAAAGGCGATCGAGGCTTTTCAGGATTTCCTGGTTCGTTATCCGGATAGCGAGAAGGTAGAGGCAGCCAAGGGGCACATCGCCCGGTTGCAAGCCAAGGAAAGGGAGGGGACCTTTGCGATTGCGAAATTCTATGAGGAGCAGCATAACCTCAAGGCTGCTTTCATTTATTACAGCGATGTTGTCCGCCAGGATCCGGATTCCGAAGAGGGAAGGCTTGCCAAGAAAAAGGTGGAAGAGTTGCGACCCCGAGTAGAAAAGGACTTGGGCCTTCCTGAGGAGCGGTCGAAGTCGGTGGAAAACGACAAGCAGGCCAACGCCAAAACTTCGGATCGAGCAAATTTGCCTCAATAG
- a CDS encoding acetolactate synthase — protein sequence MSRSTIQRAEEQKLRQFSVFMENKAGRLLELVRLFADKNVHIVALTILDTADSATVRFMVDDPWAARELLQKHHIPFTEAVMVGVELPHGAEDLPIVLAVLLQAEINISFTYPLLVRPYGKAVLAMHLEDDELASQVLIRNGFRVLTQLDISR from the coding sequence GTGTCTCGATCGACGATCCAACGCGCGGAAGAGCAAAAGCTTCGCCAGTTCTCTGTTTTCATGGAGAATAAGGCGGGCCGGCTCTTAGAATTGGTTCGCTTGTTTGCTGATAAAAACGTTCATATTGTCGCTCTGACGATCCTGGACACAGCCGATTCCGCAACGGTACGCTTCATGGTGGACGATCCGTGGGCGGCTCGGGAACTCCTTCAAAAGCATCACATCCCTTTTACGGAAGCGGTCATGGTAGGGGTAGAACTTCCCCATGGGGCTGAGGATCTTCCGATCGTTTTGGCAGTCCTTCTTCAAGCCGAAATCAATATTTCTTTTACCTATCCGCTCCTGGTTCGGCCGTATGGCAAGGCGGTTCTTGCTATGCATTTAGAAGACGATGAGTTGGCTTCGCAGGTTTTGATTCGGAACGGATTCCGGGTGCTGACCCAGCTAGATATTAGTCGCTAG
- a CDS encoding Lrp/AsnC family transcriptional regulator, protein MKQTKSLFTESLLKLLEENALRSLDTLAKLLGRSPEEVAQEIRRLEQQKVILAYKVILDQEKLQRHVVQAVIEVKITPERGGGFDRLASRIAHYPEVRSCFLMSGSYDLLVFVEGRSLREVATFVSEKLATLKGVLSTATHFLLKTYKEQGVLVGEPEEGDRLAISP, encoded by the coding sequence GTGAAACAAACGAAATCCCTTTTTACCGAAAGTCTTCTCAAACTATTGGAAGAAAACGCGCTTCGTTCGCTGGACACCTTAGCAAAGCTTTTGGGCCGCTCGCCGGAAGAAGTAGCTCAAGAGATTCGGAGGTTGGAGCAACAGAAGGTGATCCTTGCCTATAAGGTGATCCTGGACCAAGAAAAGCTCCAACGTCATGTCGTTCAGGCAGTGATTGAGGTTAAAATTACCCCCGAGCGGGGAGGCGGGTTTGACCGGCTGGCCTCCCGGATTGCCCATTATCCGGAGGTCCGTTCCTGTTTCCTCATGAGTGGCTCCTATGACCTACTGGTGTTTGTCGAAGGGCGCAGCCTGCGTGAAGTAGCGACCTTTGTCTCCGAAAAACTCGCCACCCTTAAAGGTGTGCTTTCAACCGCTACTCACTTTCTCTTAAAGACGTACAAGGAGCAGGGGGTTCTAGTAGGCGAGCCCGAAGAAGGAGACAGACTAGCCATTTCGCCGTAA
- a CDS encoding ArsR/SmtB family transcription factor: protein MESPSSANQESDRIRLWSSLSDFRRLRILSLLRHQELSVAELEQSLRLSQPAISHHLSVLKNLGLVVGRKEGQRTFYRLERTLPPSTLRIVEAAWSLLEGTPQLAQDQKSLSLVLAKRRLQAQKHFNKVAGRLSEAGCPGRGWAAVGPLLAQLVPEAVVADLGAGEGWLAQLLAQRARKVIAVDLSPKMVAFARRELQRKGIQNVEYRLGDLTDPPIEPETVDIAILSQSLHHAPDPPKAILAATQILRPGGRLLVLDLRRHHFEAARTLYGDLWLGFHEMDLVAWFDSAGLQNVGVQLLEPEDRPPRFQPLLVFGFKPQSCSPGQA, encoded by the coding sequence ATGGAAAGCCCCTCTTCGGCTAATCAAGAATCAGACCGAATCCGCCTGTGGAGTTCCCTTTCGGATTTCCGCCGGCTCCGAATCCTCTCTCTTCTCCGGCATCAAGAATTATCGGTCGCCGAATTGGAACAGAGCTTAAGACTCAGCCAGCCTGCGATTTCCCATCACCTTTCTGTCTTAAAAAACCTCGGTTTGGTCGTCGGGAGAAAAGAGGGGCAAAGAACCTTTTACCGCTTGGAGCGCACGTTGCCGCCGTCGACTCTTCGCATTGTCGAAGCCGCTTGGAGCCTTTTGGAAGGGACACCCCAGCTGGCCCAGGATCAGAAGTCACTATCTCTGGTCCTTGCCAAAAGACGGCTTCAAGCCCAAAAACACTTTAACAAAGTGGCAGGACGACTTTCGGAAGCCGGCTGCCCTGGACGGGGTTGGGCTGCGGTCGGACCTCTTTTGGCCCAGCTTGTACCCGAAGCCGTCGTGGCCGATCTAGGAGCCGGGGAAGGATGGCTTGCCCAACTTCTTGCACAAAGAGCCCGGAAAGTCATTGCGGTTGACTTGTCCCCGAAAATGGTCGCATTTGCCCGGCGAGAACTGCAACGCAAGGGGATCCAGAATGTGGAATATCGATTGGGCGATCTTACCGATCCGCCCATCGAACCGGAGACTGTCGACATTGCCATCCTGAGTCAATCACTCCACCACGCCCCGGACCCTCCCAAGGCGATCCTGGCAGCGACGCAAATTCTCCGACCGGGAGGACGGCTCCTTGTCCTCGACTTACGGCGTCATCATTTCGAAGCCGCGCGCACACTCTACGGCGATTTATGGCTCGGATTTCATGAGATGGATCTCGTTGCCTGGTTCGATAGCGCAGGATTACAAAATGTAGGAGTCCAATTACTGGAGCCGGAAGATCGACCCCCTCGTTTCCAACCGCTCTTGGTTTTTGGCTTCAAACCCCAATCCTGTTCCCCTGGTCAGGCCTAG
- the lptE gene encoding LPS assembly lipoprotein LptE, whose translation MNAPASTVNWKVSTRISVAAMALLGWLFGGCAGYRLGNIGGEAVQGVRSIYVPMVKNESYAPDLQVVVTNAIQRRFDTDGTLRTTDSDHADAELEVVVRRIYREALRPEVLDPLATAQYRVHIEAQATLINRRLGRKTLDHVNVDGATTYFTQKDMVEAERQALPLAAEDLAKNLVSLVVEGW comes from the coding sequence GTGAACGCACCGGCGAGCACCGTGAACTGGAAGGTGAGTACGAGGATTTCTGTGGCAGCTATGGCCCTTTTGGGTTGGCTCTTTGGGGGGTGTGCCGGGTACCGTTTGGGCAATATTGGAGGAGAGGCGGTTCAAGGGGTCCGGAGCATCTACGTTCCCATGGTGAAAAACGAGTCCTATGCTCCGGACTTGCAAGTGGTGGTAACCAATGCCATCCAGCGGCGATTTGATACCGATGGCACGCTCCGAACCACCGACTCAGACCATGCCGATGCAGAGCTCGAAGTGGTCGTTCGGAGGATCTACCGAGAAGCCCTCCGGCCGGAAGTTCTCGATCCTTTGGCGACCGCTCAGTATCGAGTCCATATCGAAGCCCAGGCAACACTCATCAATCGCAGGCTTGGACGGAAAACCCTCGACCATGTCAACGTTGACGGGGCGACCACCTACTTCACCCAAAAGGACATGGTAGAGGCAGAGCGGCAGGCTCTTCCGTTGGCTGCGGAGGATCTAGCGAAAAATCTGGTTTCTTTGGTCGTGGAAGGATGGTAG
- a CDS encoding ribose-phosphate diphosphokinase, translating to MEDPHPLQIFTGNSNRVLAQRIADYVGIPLGAASVSSFPDGETFVKINENVRGRDVFIVQPTCPPTNHNLMELLILIDAARRASAHRITAVLPYYGYARQDRKDQPRVAITAKLVANLLVAAGANRILTMDLHAQQIQGFFDIPVDHLYAAPVLYHYLRKKDLKELVVVSPDVGGIKLASSYAALLEAGLALVVKRRIDPTSTEALFVVGDVEGKDVLIVDDIVETAGTLVSAAAILKRKGAARIFAGVSHAVLNEIAIQRLQQSAIEELITTNSVPVREVEGVPITVLDIAPLLGEAIRRIHNEQSVSSLFQIDGKVIT from the coding sequence ATGGAAGATCCTCATCCCCTCCAAATTTTTACGGGCAATTCAAATCGGGTATTGGCGCAAAGAATCGCCGATTACGTCGGCATTCCGCTTGGGGCTGCCTCGGTGAGCTCTTTTCCCGATGGAGAAACCTTTGTCAAAATCAACGAAAATGTTCGGGGACGCGACGTGTTTATCGTCCAGCCGACGTGCCCGCCAACGAATCATAACTTGATGGAGCTTTTGATTCTCATCGATGCGGCACGAAGAGCCAGTGCCCATCGGATCACAGCCGTTCTTCCGTACTACGGATACGCACGGCAGGATCGCAAGGACCAGCCCAGGGTTGCCATTACCGCCAAGCTAGTGGCTAACCTGCTAGTTGCCGCTGGAGCGAATCGGATTTTGACCATGGATCTTCATGCGCAGCAGATCCAGGGATTTTTTGATATCCCTGTGGATCATCTGTATGCGGCACCGGTACTTTATCACTATCTTCGCAAGAAGGATTTAAAGGAATTGGTCGTGGTTTCACCTGATGTGGGTGGCATCAAATTAGCATCCTCGTATGCGGCACTTTTGGAGGCCGGGCTTGCTTTAGTTGTCAAGCGCCGGATCGATCCTACCTCAACAGAAGCCCTTTTTGTCGTGGGAGATGTAGAGGGTAAGGATGTCCTCATTGTCGATGATATTGTGGAAACGGCTGGAACGCTTGTCTCAGCAGCTGCGATTCTAAAGCGCAAAGGGGCAGCCCGCATTTTTGCTGGGGTTAGCCATGCAGTTCTCAACGAGATTGCGATTCAGCGGCTACAGCAATCTGCGATTGAGGAACTCATTACGACCAATTCTGTTCCGGTGCGAGAGGTTGAAGGGGTACCGATTACGGTGCTGGATATTGCTCCGTTATTGGGCGAAGCAATCCGACGGATCCATAATGAGCAATCGGTCTCATCTCTTTTTCAAATCGACGGGAAGGTGATCACGTGA
- the ahcY gene encoding adenosylhomocysteinase: MGEDYRVKDLKLADWGRKEIRVAEGEMPGLMTLRKEYGSSRPLLGARIAGCLHMTVETAVLIETLVTLGAEVRWASCNIFSTQDHAAAAIAACGIPVFAWKGETEEEYVWCIEQTLKWPDGGGPNLLLDDGGDLTELVHERHPELLSHIVGVSEETTTGVRRLMQRARQGKLGIVAFNVNDSCTKSKFDNLYGCRESFLDGLKRATDVMVAGKLVVVCGFGDVGKGCAQAARGMGARVVVTEIDPICALQAAMAGFDVLTLEEVVEKGDIFVTATGCIGVIRREHLDRMKSGAIVCNIGHFDSEIEVRSLYEDRSLQRITIKPQVDEFTWPNGKKLYVLAEGRLVNLGCATGHPSFVMSASFTNQVLAQIELWSQRSTGKYQRGKIYVLPKILDEKVARLHLDRLGVRLTQLRPEQAEYLGVPVEGPYKPEHYRY; encoded by the coding sequence ATGGGAGAGGACTATCGCGTCAAAGACCTGAAACTAGCGGATTGGGGCCGGAAGGAGATTAGAGTCGCCGAGGGGGAGATGCCCGGTCTTATGACGCTCCGCAAGGAGTACGGAAGCAGCCGGCCGCTTCTTGGAGCCCGTATCGCGGGTTGCCTTCATATGACGGTGGAGACCGCTGTGCTCATCGAAACTTTGGTTACCTTGGGGGCAGAGGTGCGGTGGGCCTCCTGCAACATCTTTTCCACGCAGGATCATGCTGCAGCGGCCATAGCGGCTTGCGGGATTCCGGTCTTTGCGTGGAAAGGGGAGACGGAGGAGGAATATGTCTGGTGTATCGAACAAACCCTAAAGTGGCCGGATGGGGGTGGGCCCAATCTTTTATTAGACGACGGGGGGGATCTCACCGAATTGGTACACGAGCGGCATCCGGAACTTCTTTCTCACATTGTGGGCGTGTCCGAAGAAACCACGACAGGGGTCCGGCGATTGATGCAACGGGCTCGCCAGGGAAAACTAGGAATAGTTGCTTTTAATGTCAACGACTCCTGTACCAAAAGTAAATTTGATAACCTCTATGGGTGTCGGGAGAGCTTTCTCGATGGACTTAAGCGGGCTACCGACGTGATGGTAGCGGGGAAACTCGTGGTGGTCTGCGGGTTCGGGGACGTGGGTAAAGGGTGTGCCCAGGCAGCCCGCGGGATGGGAGCTCGGGTGGTGGTCACGGAAATTGATCCCATCTGTGCTCTTCAAGCAGCAATGGCTGGATTCGACGTTTTGACCTTAGAGGAGGTTGTCGAAAAAGGGGACATCTTTGTGACCGCCACCGGTTGCATTGGGGTGATTCGTCGCGAACACCTGGACCGGATGAAGTCCGGAGCGATCGTTTGTAACATTGGCCACTTTGATAGTGAAATCGAAGTGCGTTCCCTTTATGAGGATCGCTCCTTACAGAGGATTACGATCAAACCCCAGGTGGACGAGTTCACATGGCCAAACGGGAAAAAGTTGTACGTGCTGGCGGAGGGAAGGCTTGTCAATCTGGGATGTGCGACGGGCCATCCGAGCTTTGTCATGAGCGCAAGTTTTACCAACCAGGTCCTAGCCCAAATCGAGCTTTGGAGCCAGCGGTCGACAGGTAAGTACCAGAGAGGCAAAATCTACGTGCTTCCAAAGATTTTGGATGAGAAAGTTGCCCGTCTCCACCTGGATCGATTGGGGGTTCGCCTGACTCAGCTTCGACCTGAGCAGGCAGAATACCTTGGGGTTCCGGTGGAAGGACCCTACAAACCGGAGCATTACCGTTACTGA
- the efp gene encoding elongation factor P, with protein MGEVVTASNVTRGQVILYQEAPCLVMETMHRTPGNLRGFVQMTLRNLKTGRSLSVRFASTDKLEVVPLRRRKYEFSYRDGTTYHFIDPETFDTVELPESMVTHAKDYLSENQPVDLVFMEETVVALELPPSVALRVTEAPEWVRGDSATNVMKPATVETGLVVQVPLFIKEGERIRVSTEDGRYLGRA; from the coding sequence GTGGGAGAGGTGGTCACGGCCAGCAACGTCACTCGAGGTCAAGTGATTCTTTACCAGGAGGCACCGTGTCTGGTGATGGAAACGATGCACCGAACGCCGGGCAATCTGCGAGGGTTCGTTCAGATGACGCTCCGCAATTTGAAAACAGGCCGGTCTTTGTCCGTGCGCTTTGCCTCCACTGATAAGCTTGAGGTTGTACCGCTGAGGCGCAGGAAGTACGAGTTTAGCTACCGGGACGGCACGACGTATCATTTCATTGATCCGGAGACCTTTGACACGGTGGAGCTGCCGGAATCCATGGTGACCCATGCCAAAGACTATCTTTCCGAGAACCAGCCAGTAGATCTTGTCTTTATGGAAGAAACTGTGGTAGCCCTGGAGTTGCCACCTTCGGTGGCCTTGAGGGTAACCGAGGCTCCTGAATGGGTGCGAGGAGATTCGGCCACAAACGTTATGAAACCGGCAACGGTGGAGACGGGGCTAGTCGTACAAGTTCCCCTTTTTATTAAGGAAGGGGAACGAATTCGAGTGAGCACCGAAGACGGGAGATACCTGGGTCGTGCTTAG